A portion of the Salminus brasiliensis chromosome 9, fSalBra1.hap2, whole genome shotgun sequence genome contains these proteins:
- the mettl3 gene encoding N(6)-adenosine-methyltransferase subunit METTL3 gives MSDTWSNIQAHKKQLDSLRERLQRRRKDPTQLGIEVGGTDGAATRSDSPGPAVQTPSQVEVERPPDPELERRLLGYLSELGLSLPTDSLTLTNQLNSPETPVTHTCIQSLLLKFSAQELIEVKQPTITTSSSSGSSSTLVISVDHTKLWAMIGSSTTQPQRTGVKRKVEDGVHQKRPPGSSPSLQSPPSPPKTSSISLAAPSSSQTGTSDWKLGGGGGGPEKKGRTNKGKASHVDMEIESLLSQQSTKEQQSKKVSREILELLNTSSAREQSIVEKFRSRGRAQVQEFCDHGTKEECMRYGDTPQPCNKLHFRRIINKHTDESLGDCSFLNTCFHMDTCKYVHYEIDSPPEAESGTLGPQAGAAELGLHSGDGDSNVGKLFPSQWICCDIRYLDVSILGKFAVVMADPPWDIHMELPYGTLTDDEMRKLNIPILQDDGFLFLWVTGRAMELGRECLSLWGYERVDEIIWVKTNQLQRIIRTGRTGHWLNHGKEHCLVGVKGNPQGFNRGLDCDVIVAEVRSTSHKPDEIYGMIERLSPGTRKIELFGRPHNVQPNWVTLGNQLDGIHLLDPDVVARFKKRYPDGVISKPKNM, from the exons ATGTCGGATACATGGAGCAACATCCAGGCTCACAAGAAGCAGCTCGATTCTCTCCGAGAGAGGctccagaggaggaggaaggaccCCACACAGCTAGGCATCG AGGTTGGAGGGACTGATGGGGCAGCCACAAGGAGTGACAGTCCAGGGCCAGCTGTTCAAACCCCTTCGCAAGTAGAGGTGGAGCGTCCGCCTGACCCTGAATTAGAGAGAAGACTTTTGGGATACCTGTCTGAATTGGGACTGTCGCTGCCCACCGATTCTCTCACCCTCACTAACCAGCTCAACTCT CCTGAAACACCAGTAACCCACACGTGTATCCAGAGTCTTCTACTGAAATTTTCTGCTCAAGAGTTGATTGAAGTCAAGCAGCCAACCATCACCACTTCGTCCTCCTCTGGTTCCTCGTCCACCTTAGTCATCTCCGTAGATCACACCAAACTATGGGCCATGATTGGCAGTTCCACCACCCAACCTCAAAGAACTGGTGTCAAAAGAAAAGTCGAGGATGGTGTTCACCAAAAAAGGCCCCCTGGCTCCTCGCCTTCGCTTCAGTCTCCACCTTCGCCGCCCAAGACCTCGTCTATTTCTTTGGCTGCTCCCTCTAGTTCACAGACGGGAACGTCTGATTGGAAGTtgggaggtggtggaggagggcCAGAGAAAAAGGGGCGGACCAATAAGGGAAAGGCATCTCATGTGGATATGGAGATAGAGAGCCTGTTGAGCCAGCAGTCAACCAAGGAGCAGCAAAGCAAAAAG gtgAGCAGGGAAATCCTTGAGCTACTGAATACCAGCTCAGCCAGAGAGCAATCCATCGTGGAGAAGTTCCGTTCAAGGGGTCGAGCACAAGTGCAAGAGTTCTGCGATCATGGGACTAAAGAAGAGTGTATGCGTTATGGAGACACACCACAACCATGCAACAAGCTGCATTTCAG GCGAATCATCAACAAGCACACAGACGAGAGCTTGGGAGACTGCTCCTTCTTAAATACATGCTTCCATATGGACACCTGTAAATATGTGCACTATGAGATCGACAGCCCACCCGAGGCAGAAAGCGGCACCCTGGGGCCGCAGGCGGGGGCTGCTGAGCTCGGCCTACATTCTGGAGATGGGGATAGCAACGTTGGGAAACTGTTCCCATCCCAG TGGATCTGCTGTGATATCCGCTACCTGGACGTGTCCATCCTAGGAAAGTTTGCTGTGGTCATGGCCGACCCACCATGGGACATCCACATGGAGCTTCCATATGGAACACTGACGGATGACGAGATGAGGAAACTCAACATTCCCATTCTCCAGGATGATGGTTTCCTCTTCCTCTGGGTCACTGGAAG AGCTATGGAGCTTGGCAGAGAGTGCCTAAGCCTCTGGGG GTACGAGCGCGTTGATGAGATCATTTGGGTGAAGACCAACCAGCTCCAGCGGATTATTcgcacaggcaggactggacATTGGCTGAACCACGGCAAAGAGCACTGCTTG GTAGGGGTGAAGGGAAACCCTCAGGGATTCAACAGAGGTCTAGACTGTGATGTTATCGTTGCAGAG GTGCGATCCACCAGTCACAAACCAGATGAGATATATGGCATGATTGAGCGTCTGTCTCCTGGGACCAGGAAAATCGAACTCTTTGGGAGACCACATAACGTCCAGCCAAACTG GGTAACTCTGGGTAACCAGCTGGATGGAATTCACTTACTGGACCCTGATGTAGTAGCTCGCTTTAAGAAACGCTATCCAGATGGAGTGATCTCCAAACCCAAAAACATGTGA